A segment of the Cellvibrio sp. KY-YJ-3 genome:
ATTACGGCACGCCAACGGTTGAGTACTACACGGTACAAAATAGTTTTAACCAAACTTTTGTGGATACCGTGCGTGCGACTGGCGGCAAAAATGCAACGCGGCATTTGGTAGTGCAGGGCTTTAATACCAACATCGATCACACGGTCAATTTTGCGGTGATTCCAGTGGATACCGTGAATGATCGCCTGATGATGGAAGTGCATTATTACGACCCCTACAACTTCACCTTGAATACCAACAGCAATATTACCCAGTGGGGTTCAATCGCTACCAACCCGAATGCCACCGAAACCTGGGCGAACGAAGCTTATACCGATGCACAATTCCAAAAAATGAAAACCCATTTTGTGGATCAAGGCATCGGCGTGATTTTGGGTGAATACGGTGTAGTGTCGCGGTTGAATGTGTCGGGCCACGCCACCTATCGCAACTACTGGAACGAGTACATCACCCAGTCAGCCTATGACCGTGGTTTGGTGCCAATCTATTGGGACAACGGTTACTCAGGTGATGGCGGTTTTGCCTTGTTTAATCGCAACACCGGTGCGCAACTTGAGCCCGCGTTAATTCAAGCGATTGTAAAAGCCGACGATTAACCATAGTTTCGTAAATAGTTTCGTAAATTGTGCAGCTAAAACCCCAAGGCGATGTTATTGCCTTGGGGTTTTTAATTTTCAGTGTTATCGCCAATTGTTTGATCGGTCAAATTCAATCAGTTAATATCACATTCAGTCAAATTATCTAATTAACAACCAGCTGAGCGGTATAACTGAATGAAACCTCTTTTTGGCCTGCGGGCACATGATTTTGGCACCTTTCCTCCACAAGAACTCGCAGCGCGTATTGCCAGTTCCGGCGCAACTTGCGTGCAACTGGCCTTGGCCAAGGCATTTCCCGGTGGGCATTTAATGCCAGCAGAATTTGGCGATGCCGGCTTGGCGGAAATTCGCACTGCGTTTGCAGCGAATGGCATTAGTGTCGCGGTGATTGGCTGTTACATAGATACCGTTGCGCTGGATGAAAGCGCGCGCGAATTTTCGTTCAAACGTTTTGAGGCGCATATCGATGCCGCCGCTGCACTGGGTTGCAATGTTATCGGTACCGAAACCGGTTCACCTATGCCTTATCTTGAACAACCTGACGGGCGCGACATCGCCTTTCGTATTGCGCTACAAGGTTTGCATCGCCTGGTAAAAGCGGCGGAGCAAAAAGGCATTCGCGTGGGGGTGGAGGCGGTAGCGGAATACCACGCGCTATCCACAATCGAACATATCCGCATTATGATTGAAGAATTTAATTCCCCGGCGTTGGGTATTATTTTTGATCCGGTCAATTTAATTCCGCTGGTGGGAGTGGCGGATATGGATGCATTTTTGGATGAATGTTTTGCCACCTTTGGTGAGCGCATAGTGGCGATCCACGCGAAAGATTACCAAATGGTGCCCAGCGAAAAGGGCTTGGTGAAACTCGGCGATTTACCCGTAGGCACTACCGGTGTGATGGATTGGGTGGGGGTATTTAAACGGCTAATCGCCGCAGGTAAACACCAGGTGCCAATTTTATTGGAAGACACCAGCCCCGCCCACGCCGTGGATTCATTTGCCTATTTACAGCGCGCGTGGGATCAGGCAGTAAAGGAGCTTGAGGTTTAATCACCGGTAAATAATATTAGGAAAACTCTGAAAAAAATAACCCCCGGTGCGAGTCTGTTGTATTACAGGAGCGAACCGGGGGTTAATTGTTTGTGCATAATCGAATGGAAAATAATTGGTAAAAATTATCGCTCCAATTGGCTATTTTCCTATGTGGCTATTTGCCCACATTATTCTTGCCCCACAATTTCTCATAAGGCCAGCCGGATAAATCTTCCACTACGGCGCGGCTCTGTGCGCT
Coding sequences within it:
- a CDS encoding sugar phosphate isomerase/epimerase, with amino-acid sequence MKPLFGLRAHDFGTFPPQELAARIASSGATCVQLALAKAFPGGHLMPAEFGDAGLAEIRTAFAANGISVAVIGCYIDTVALDESAREFSFKRFEAHIDAAAALGCNVIGTETGSPMPYLEQPDGRDIAFRIALQGLHRLVKAAEQKGIRVGVEAVAEYHALSTIEHIRIMIEEFNSPALGIIFDPVNLIPLVGVADMDAFLDECFATFGERIVAIHAKDYQMVPSEKGLVKLGDLPVGTTGVMDWVGVFKRLIAAGKHQVPILLEDTSPAHAVDSFAYLQRAWDQAVKELEV